One Salvelinus alpinus chromosome 9, SLU_Salpinus.1, whole genome shotgun sequence genomic window, aatttccctgtatttagcgccatccatcattccttcaattctgaccagtttcccagtccctgttgatgaaaaatatccccacagcatgatgctgccaccaccatgcttcactgtggggatggttttctcggggtgatgagaggtgttgggtttgcaccagacatagcattttccttgatggccaaaaagctaaattttagtctcatctgaccagagtaccttcttccatatgtttggggagtctcccacatgccttttgccgaacaccaaacgtgtttgcatatttttttctttaagcactggctttttctggctactcttctgtaaagcccagctctgtggagtgtacggattaaagtggtcctatggacagatactgcaatctccgctgtggagctttgcagctccttcaaggttatctttggtctctttgttgcctctctgattaatgccatcCTTGCCtgttccgtgagttttggtgggtggccctctcttggcaggtttgttgtggtgccatattctttccattttttaataatggatttaatgatgctccgtgggatgttcaaagtttctgatatttttttataacgcaaccctgatctgtacttctccacaactttgtccctgacctgtttggagagctccttggtcttcgtggtgccgcttgcttggtggtagcccttgcttagtggtgttgcagactctagggcctttcagaacaggtgtgtatatatactgagatcatgtgacagatcacgtGACACTTAagttgcacacaggtggacattatttaactaattatgtgacttctgaaggtaattggttgcaccagatcttatttaggggcttcatagcaaaggtggtgaatacatttgcaagcaccacttttctgttttttagAGAAAAAAATTAACAAGTAATTTTTGTAATTTCCCTTCactaatttggactattttgtgtatgtccattaaatgaaatccaaataaaactatatttaaattacaggttttaatgcaacaaaataggaaaagcgccaaggggatgaatactttttcaAGGCACTGTAGATAGCACAGTAGCATGGAGTCGTGCAAGTAAAATCTAATGATAGGCTATGGGCCCGTCTAATGCTACTATGCTCTCTGTTATACAGTATATTTCAAGATTAAGAATATAGGCTTATTATTTACCGAAGTTATAGTGAATTCACACATAAATTGGCTTTCGAATAGCCAACAATAAAGACCATTAAAATAATCTAAAATGGATAAGGTGCAGATCTGGATTTAGAGACAGCTTCTTTTGAGAGCAACAAAACAACTTTAGCCTCATAGCTTTTCGTATTTAATGAAAAGGATGTGTGGCAAAAATAGGGCCCAGCCATCAGTATTCTCCAAATGATCTTGCCATGCAGACAGTTGTGATTAGTTTGAAAGTGTAGATCTCTTTTGTTGCAGTAATATATGGCTTTAGCGGCCTGTCCTAGGCCTTTTTTCAGTTAGTTCATTACTACACAATTACCGTTCACGCTTCATTAACTACTCTATCTTTCATTGGGGCTTTCAAAAGGGATACTCTGCCTTTTTACCATACCAATGCTATAAGGGACCAAGCAATGTGCTAATTAGCTGCTTCGTGCCAATTCACTCAAACGGACTGTATTTCGAATCTTAAAGAGAGACTTTGGTTTAAACTACGAAATAATTATCTTATATGCACCTTTAACCCCTCCACCCACTCGCTGAAGAAAAGGCCAGGCTAGCCTACTTTCACATTCACTTAGCCTATGTGTGCATTTTCTTGACTGTCATGATGCAATGCTAATGGTATGTTGTTTTGAAAAATATTTTAGCATCGTCTTCAGTGGTTCCTATCCCTGGTACCTTTTCATGGCCGCTGGCTGCAAGAGGAAAGCCCAGGAGAGGGATGCTCCGACGGGCAGTGTTCTCTGATGTCCAGCGCAAAGCCCTGGAGAAAATGTTTCAGAAACAGAAATACATCAGCAAACCAGACAGAAAGAAGCTGGCTGCAAAACTTGGGCTAAAAGACTCACAGGTAAAAATGTAAAAGTGAATAGTCATTTAGGCCCACATCAATACAAAACATAATCTTAATATAGGCTAGGCCTATTTTGGGATTATTACTGGTATGCTATACTATTGTTATTAGAATCAACCATTAGGCCTATTAGATAGCCTAATAATATTTAATGTATTTTTCAAGGTGAAAATATGGTTCCAAAACCGAAGAATGAAATGGCGCAATTCCAAAGAGAGGGAGTTGTTGTCGTCCGGAGGTTGCCGGGAACAAACCCTTCCAACTAAAATGAACCCCCACCCGGACCTCAGTGACGTCGGGAAGAAGTCCTGTGAGGAGGAGGTGGATGCGTTCAGGCGGGACAGCCCGCGCTCAGCCTTCTGCCACTCTCCATCAGAGCGCGAACTTTTGAACAGTGTGGAGTCGCACCTCTCTTCGCCTTGCAACTCCAGCAAGCACTCCGACTTCTCAGAATCAGAGGATGAAGAGATTACAGTGTCTTAGTTGTGCATAACACATACATTATGCTTATATAAAGTTGtttaaacacatactgtatattgtcACATATATTGTATATAGACATTATTACCCAAATGAGACACATGCATTCTTTAATTTGAACACACAGCCTATTTATCTGTGATATAACCAATTCTCCTATATGTTAAATGTAGGGGGTCATATTTGTTGTGGCAGATATTTCAGTACTTATTAAGCAAATTTGACGTATTTTTGCAGCTTTTACTCTTTGTATCATATTTTGTACAATATTCTGTAAGGGGCATTTTTATACCAAGAGGATTATACCCGACTACAATGCTATTACATTAGATGCAATGTCTTTAATCTATGTTCAATGTATAACTTAAAAATACATATATTATTTGTATGCTTTGTTTAAATGTTTGTATTTTGAGAGTATTTTTTTCAAATAAAACTAGAAAATGTAAAGCACAACTTCTGCTTTCTTGACAATGGTCCAACAAAACACAATAACACTTAATAAATAATTACTGAATGTCAATAGGATTCATTATATTTCTACTACCAAAAGTAGACAATGATAGATGAGGTGTGTCACTGCTGTTCTAATATGAAAGACAGGTCAGTGTGAAAGAATGCATTGTCTTCCATTGTCTTAAAACGGACAATGAAAAAGTGCAGTCACTGTGGCCCTCCATTCTGGTTGTACACACTTCTACTGTACAGATGGCAGGTATAGGGGTATACGGGGTATAGACAGGAGGACATACCGGTCACATAGGTAGCCTAAATAATAACAGAAAATTGAGACAGAGTTGAGACAATGGAACTGGGCTTAACACACTGAACATTGCTGAACAATATTTAAAACCACATGAGGTCAAATAAAACTTTTTGCATTTAAAATAACTTACACTGATTTAGAGGATTTCTCTgaatacaaaaaaaatgaaaagtacAGTATCGTGACCAGATTTATTCTCACAGTCTCATGATATTTCACATCTATTATTGACAACATATTAACAACATACAATCTACAGAGTAAACCAAACTGTACACAAATTACTACTCTCTATTTCTGTACAAGATTTCTAGAAATGTTTTCAAAACATGGGATTCAGATAAAATATTTACATCTTTACATAAAACAATTTACATAAGCAAAATGCACATATAAAATAATTATTAAACATTATTAACAACTAGATTCAATAGCACACCTTTTTCACAACATTCCAACATCCAAACTTTGTGGGACCAAGAAAAGAAAAACAAACGTTTTCTATTT contains:
- the dbx1b gene encoding homeobox protein DBX1-B, producing MMFPSALAAPDMYPRLLRPPAAHSLPQSLHSAFAAHSSFLVEDLLRISRPVSYLQRTIPLPSVSPPGSGATTLTCSHHTDQAVITTSAQTRTGSPQNSLSINNDPNYLKFGVNAILAPETRNASCTPSMHHAMHGKTFPLPYFDGSFHPFLRASYFPASSSVVPIPGTFSWPLAARGKPRRGMLRRAVFSDVQRKALEKMFQKQKYISKPDRKKLAAKLGLKDSQVKIWFQNRRMKWRNSKERELLSSGGCREQTLPTKMNPHPDLSDVGKKSCEEEVDAFRRDSPRSAFCHSPSERELLNSVESHLSSPCNSSKHSDFSESEDEEITVS